The Bradyrhizobium sp. WBAH42 genome includes a window with the following:
- a CDS encoding TonB-dependent receptor, which yields MRPRRPEPGRCSVALTALSALALLADDGRALAQSNGAARELPPVEVSGSAAPGRKMPAASRRTARPSGAGRHIFVSPATTQAADPRSAGSGAKAAAGMASEITVSGEEINARPFARPGEALEAVPGLIVTQHSGEGKANQYFLRGYNLDHGTDLAIIVDGVPVNMRTHAHGQGYADLNWLIPETIAAMDVRKGPYFADEGDFASVGSVRIGLIDRTQRLAQASAGSFGYRRLLGMDSTKVGDGSLLVAGEIGTYNGPWDNPDKVRKLNGLVRYSQGTATDGMSVTGMAYDNTWNSTDQVPQRAITSGLLGRYGSEDPSDGGHANRFALSGRIAQTDDAGAWKANAYVVKSQLDLFNNFTYVLDDPVLGDQFHQHDNRLMAGANVSRTLNGSFAGLPMQTTFGLQSRYDAIDLALTNTFHRGFIGNIRSDKVGEGSVGVYAENTVRWTDWLRTTMGWRGDYYAADVVSQFNSSNSGRADAALGSPKFRMVLGPFNHTDFFLGAGYGMHSNDARGATTTEDPTDPATRLTPSPLLVRTRGAEVGVRSRIVPYLDSSLSLFILDQDSEILFSGDAGDTSATRASRRYGFEWTNRYRPRSWIDIDADLAMTHARFRGHDGEQAAVYASLAGYPEAQIGNAPGNSIPNAPAMVASAGITLGENTGWFGSARWRYIGSSPLTEDNAFRSRPTSIVNARLGYRTGNDWRIQFDVLNLFNSKANQITYAYGSLLKTDTLYNLCAANAAPAAVCRNGVMDYVLHPVEPMTFRVTLAGTF from the coding sequence ATGCGACCGAGGCGGCCTGAGCCCGGTCGTTGCAGCGTCGCTTTGACGGCACTCTCGGCCTTGGCGCTGCTCGCGGATGACGGCCGCGCCCTCGCGCAGAGCAATGGCGCCGCGCGCGAACTGCCGCCGGTCGAGGTCAGTGGCAGCGCCGCGCCCGGGCGCAAGATGCCGGCCGCATCGCGCCGTACCGCCAGACCGTCCGGGGCCGGGCGCCACATCTTCGTTTCTCCCGCAACGACGCAGGCGGCGGATCCGCGCAGTGCTGGCTCGGGTGCAAAGGCCGCAGCCGGCATGGCGAGCGAGATCACCGTCTCCGGTGAAGAGATCAACGCGCGCCCTTTCGCACGGCCGGGCGAGGCGCTCGAAGCCGTGCCGGGCCTGATCGTGACGCAGCATTCCGGCGAAGGCAAAGCCAACCAATATTTCCTGCGCGGTTACAATCTCGACCATGGCACCGATCTGGCGATCATCGTCGATGGCGTCCCCGTCAACATGCGCACCCATGCGCATGGCCAGGGCTATGCCGATCTCAACTGGCTGATCCCGGAAACCATCGCCGCAATGGACGTGCGCAAGGGACCTTACTTCGCCGACGAAGGCGACTTCGCCTCGGTCGGAAGCGTTCGTATCGGCCTTATCGACCGCACCCAGCGGCTGGCGCAGGCGAGCGCCGGCAGCTTCGGTTACCGCCGTCTGCTCGGCATGGATTCAACGAAGGTCGGCGACGGTTCGCTGCTGGTGGCCGGCGAGATCGGTACCTATAACGGCCCGTGGGACAATCCGGACAAGGTACGAAAGCTCAACGGCCTCGTGCGCTACAGCCAGGGCACCGCGACCGACGGCATGTCCGTCACGGGCATGGCCTACGACAACACATGGAATTCGACCGACCAGGTGCCGCAGCGCGCCATCACCAGCGGCCTGCTCGGCCGGTACGGTTCGGAAGATCCGAGCGACGGTGGCCATGCCAACCGCTTTGCGCTGTCCGGGCGCATCGCGCAGACCGATGACGCGGGAGCGTGGAAGGCCAACGCCTATGTGGTGAAGAGCCAGCTCGACCTCTTCAACAACTTCACTTACGTCCTCGACGATCCCGTGCTCGGCGACCAGTTCCACCAGCACGACAACCGCCTGATGGCGGGCGCCAACGTCTCCCGTACGCTGAACGGCTCTTTTGCCGGCCTGCCGATGCAGACCACCTTCGGTCTGCAATCGCGTTATGACGCGATCGACCTCGCGCTCACCAACACGTTCCATCGCGGCTTCATTGGCAATATCCGCAGCGACAAGGTCGGCGAGGGCAGCGTCGGGGTCTATGCCGAAAACACGGTGCGCTGGACCGACTGGCTCCGGACGACAATGGGCTGGCGCGGCGATTATTACGCCGCCGACGTCGTCTCGCAGTTCAATTCCAGCAATTCCGGTCGCGCCGATGCCGCGCTCGGCAGCCCGAAATTCAGGATGGTGCTTGGTCCGTTCAATCATACGGATTTCTTCCTTGGCGCCGGCTACGGCATGCACTCGAACGATGCCCGCGGCGCGACCACGACGGAGGATCCCACCGATCCCGCGACAAGGCTCACGCCGTCGCCGCTCCTGGTGCGCACCAGAGGCGCGGAGGTCGGTGTTCGCAGCCGGATCGTTCCCTACCTCGACAGCTCTCTCAGCCTCTTCATCCTGGACCAGGATTCCGAGATCCTGTTCTCCGGCGATGCCGGCGATACCTCGGCAACCCGCGCCAGCCGCCGCTACGGCTTCGAGTGGACCAACCGTTACCGGCCGCGGTCCTGGATCGATATCGATGCGGATCTCGCAATGACGCATGCGCGCTTCCGCGGCCATGACGGCGAGCAGGCCGCGGTCTATGCCTCGCTCGCCGGCTATCCCGAGGCGCAGATCGGCAATGCGCCCGGCAACTCCATTCCCAACGCCCCGGCAATGGTGGCATCGGCCGGAATTACGCTTGGCGAGAACACGGGCTGGTTCGGCAGTGCGCGCTGGCGCTACATCGGCTCCAGCCCGCTGACGGAGGACAATGCGTTCCGCTCGCGGCCGACCAGCATCGTCAACGCGCGGCTCGGCTACCGCACCGGGAACGATTGGCGCATCCAGTTCGACGTGCTCAACCTCTTCAACAGCAAGGCGAACCAGATCACCTATGCCTATGGCTCGCTCTTGAAGACCGACACGCTCTACAATCTCTGCGCCGCCAATGCCGCACCGGCCGCGGTCTGCCGGAACGGCGTCATGGACTATGTGCTGCACCCGGTCGAGCCGATGACGTTTCGGGTCACTTTGGCCGGGACGTTTTAG
- a CDS encoding DUF3306 domain-containing protein: MSEEDFLARWSRRKQQSRAEPAKPAAAQPASPAETKEDETELDLSSLPSIDEINAATDITAFLAKGIPRDLSRAALRRAWATDPAIRDFVGLAENAWDFNDPTAMPGFGPLDCSSEELAALVDRVVGGVREAAQSLAEGSIETGNSPAESHQADAGLPANVVEPPDETEQQAIAAAVQPPVGETSAISAEPVRSRTHGGALPR, from the coding sequence ATGAGTGAGGAGGACTTCCTTGCGCGCTGGTCCCGCCGCAAACAGCAATCGCGAGCGGAGCCGGCGAAGCCTGCCGCGGCGCAGCCCGCGTCGCCAGCGGAAACCAAAGAGGACGAGACGGAACTCGATCTGTCGAGTCTGCCGTCGATCGACGAAATCAATGCTGCCACCGACATCACGGCCTTCCTCGCCAAGGGGATTCCTCGCGACTTGAGCCGTGCGGCTCTTCGCCGCGCTTGGGCGACCGATCCCGCGATTCGCGACTTCGTCGGGCTTGCGGAGAATGCATGGGACTTCAACGACCCAACGGCGATGCCGGGCTTTGGCCCGCTGGATTGCTCCTCGGAGGAGCTGGCAGCACTGGTCGATCGCGTTGTCGGCGGCGTCCGGGAGGCGGCCCAGTCTCTCGCCGAGGGATCGATCGAAACGGGAAATTCTCCGGCGGAATCGCATCAGGCCGATGCGGGACTTCCTGCCAATGTCGTTGAGCCGCCGGATGAGACGGAGCAGCAGGCAATCGCTGCTGCAGTGCAACCGCCAGTGGGTGAAACATCTGCGATTTCTGCGGAACCCGTCAGGTCCCGCACGCATGGCGGTGCACTGCCGCGCTGA
- a CDS encoding twin-arginine translocation signal domain-containing protein — MSDETKAKVGRRDFLRKVGLGTAGVGATLATPLVGSAQADSETNDDKRKARYKESDHVKTFYRVNRYPA, encoded by the coding sequence ATGAGTGACGAGACGAAAGCAAAGGTCGGACGCCGCGATTTCCTTCGCAAGGTCGGCTTGGGCACGGCCGGTGTCGGCGCGACGCTTGCGACGCCCTTGGTCGGGTCTGCCCAGGCCGACAGCGAAACCAACGATGACAAGCGCAAGGCGCGCTACAAGGAATCCGATCACGTCAAGACGTTCTACCGCGTCAACCGTTATCCGGCTTGA
- a CDS encoding molecular chaperone TorD family protein — protein MRDDGLDRAIDAAGGIAQLARKIGISQPSVSNWTRVPAQRVVAVEMATGVSRNDLRPDLYGEQAGSAEFVDPIDAARAREYALLAVLLSAPPSKRLLDQLAALSGDATPLGRAHAALADVASSTVPAKVEREYFDLFVGLGRGELLPYASYYLTGFLNERPLSRLRGDLLTLGIERIANNSEPEDHAAILCEIMSGLADGRFDAAPEAQRAFFEKHVSPWMGRLFADMENAGDARFYRAVGALGRTFIEIETEAFTFAS, from the coding sequence GTGCGTGATGACGGACTTGATCGCGCGATCGATGCTGCGGGCGGCATCGCTCAGCTTGCACGCAAAATAGGCATCAGTCAGCCGTCCGTGTCGAATTGGACCCGTGTGCCCGCACAACGGGTGGTTGCGGTCGAGATGGCGACCGGCGTTTCCCGAAACGATCTGCGGCCCGATCTTTACGGCGAGCAAGCCGGCTCCGCCGAGTTCGTCGATCCCATCGACGCGGCGCGCGCGCGCGAATACGCGCTGCTGGCGGTGCTGCTGTCTGCGCCTCCGTCGAAGCGTCTGCTCGATCAACTCGCCGCGTTGAGCGGTGACGCGACGCCGCTCGGGCGCGCGCATGCGGCGCTCGCCGACGTCGCCTCGAGCACCGTCCCGGCCAAAGTCGAGCGGGAATATTTCGACCTGTTCGTCGGGCTCGGCCGTGGTGAATTGCTGCCCTATGCCTCCTATTATCTCACGGGCTTTCTCAACGAACGGCCCTTGTCGCGCTTGCGCGGCGACCTGTTGACGCTCGGCATCGAGCGTATCGCCAACAATTCCGAACCCGAAGATCACGCCGCCATCCTGTGCGAGATCATGTCGGGTCTTGCCGATGGCCGCTTCGATGCCGCGCCCGAGGCGCAGCGTGCCTTCTTCGAAAAGCATGTTTCGCCCTGGATGGGGCGGCTGTTCGCCGACATGGAGAACGCGGGAGATGCCCGTTTCTATCGCGCAGTCGGTGCGCTCGGCCGCACCTTCATCGAAATCGAGACGGAAGCATTCACATTCGCCAGCTGA
- a CDS encoding formate dehydrogenase subunit gamma gives MASFGRFVRLALGAWALLLLVSMAPASAQQVNPTASSVKEQQLLQELNRIQGRVSIPDQRSGVLEQPQGREWREFRNVTLRWIGGIAILGAIAAVVIFYLTVGMVRLEAGRSGRTIVRFNAFERFVHWLTATCFIVLAISGLNITFGRPLLLPLIGFEAFSEWSQWAKYAHNYLSFPFTLGVVLIFLMWIGGNIPNKVDIEWAKRGGGLIGHDHPPAYRFNGGQKMIYWIVVIGGALVAASGYALMFPFYGTGIEGMQMAQIVHSIVAVLFVAAMIGHIYIGTIGMEGAFEAMGSGEVDVNWAREHHSLWLDEQKARTGPNDGQPQPATAAAE, from the coding sequence ATGGCGTCGTTTGGAAGGTTCGTTCGTCTGGCGCTGGGCGCCTGGGCGCTGCTTCTGTTGGTGAGCATGGCGCCCGCGAGCGCTCAGCAGGTCAACCCGACAGCGAGCTCGGTCAAGGAGCAGCAGCTCCTGCAGGAGCTCAACCGGATCCAGGGCCGCGTCAGTATTCCCGATCAGCGCTCCGGCGTGCTCGAGCAGCCGCAGGGACGGGAATGGCGGGAATTCCGCAATGTGACGCTGCGCTGGATCGGCGGCATCGCCATCCTCGGCGCGATCGCGGCCGTCGTGATCTTCTATCTCACCGTCGGGATGGTGCGTCTCGAAGCCGGACGGTCCGGCCGCACCATCGTGCGCTTCAACGCCTTCGAGCGGTTCGTGCACTGGCTGACGGCGACCTGCTTCATCGTGCTGGCCATTTCCGGGCTGAACATCACGTTCGGCCGGCCGCTCTTGCTGCCGCTGATCGGTTTCGAAGCGTTCTCGGAATGGTCGCAATGGGCCAAGTACGCGCACAATTATCTGAGCTTCCCGTTCACTCTCGGCGTCGTCCTGATCTTCCTGATGTGGATCGGCGGCAATATCCCGAACAAGGTGGATATCGAATGGGCCAAGCGCGGCGGCGGGCTGATCGGACATGACCATCCGCCGGCTTACCGCTTTAACGGCGGCCAGAAGATGATCTACTGGATCGTCGTGATCGGCGGCGCACTGGTCGCAGCGTCGGGCTACGCGCTGATGTTCCCGTTCTACGGCACGGGGATCGAGGGCATGCAAATGGCCCAGATCGTTCACTCCATCGTGGCGGTCCTGTTCGTCGCGGCGATGATCGGGCACATCTATATCGGCACGATCGGCATGGAAGGCGCGTTCGAGGCCATGGGCTCGGGCGAAGTCGACGTCAACTGGGCGCGCGAGCACCATAGCCTCTGGCTCGACGAGCAGAAGGCGCGAACGGGACCGAACGACGGGCAGCCGCAACCCGCGACCGCAGCGGCCGAATAG
- a CDS encoding formate dehydrogenase subunit alpha, which yields MLIKRTHQRSDRRGSVAESLAGQGGGVDRRTFLRKSGLAGGALAALGAMPVGNVRKAEAAAAGPLAAGATVKKSICTHCAVGCTVTAEVLNGVWIGQEPSWDSPINRGSHCAKGASVRELVHSDRRLRYPMKLVNGQWTRVSWDTAVNEIGDKLLQVREKSGSDSVYWLGSAKMTNEGAYLFRKFGAFWGTNNTDHQARICHSTTVTGVANTWGYGAMTNSINDMRNSKTMLFIGSNAAEAHPVSMQHLLESKEINKANFIVFDPRLTRTAAHATEYVRIRPGTDIPVLYGMMWHILKNGWEDKEFIAQRVYGFDDLRKEVEKWNPQEVERVTGVPAAQLERVAKTFATVKPATIIWCMGQTQHTVGTANVRASCIALLMTGNVGKAGAGANILRGHDNVQGATDVGLDIVTLPFYYGLAEGAWKHWSRVWEVDYDYLVSRFDEKKQMETPGIPLTRWFDAALLPKADIAQKDNVKAVFVQGHASNSITRIPESLKGLKALELLVIADPHPTTWAALAVEAGRKDGVYILPVATQFECTGSRVASNRSMQWGEQIVKPIFESKDDLEIIYLMAKKFGFADKMFKNIKVENNLPVAEDVLREINRGSWSTGYCGQSPERIKAHMKNQHKFDLVTMRAPKDDPEVGGDYYGLPWPCWGSPEVKHPGSPLLYNNDLHVMDGGGAFRPRFGIEREEKLPDGTTRKVSLLADKSFSKGSEIEDGYPEFTLASLKKLGWDKDLTEAEMATIQRVNAANPDAVSWALDLSGGIQRVALKHGCVPFGNGKARMNAFGLPDPIPVHREPIYTPRVDLVEKYPTLPDAKQFRLPNIGFSVQKAAVEKGIAKQFPLILSSGRLVEYEGGGEETRTNPWLAELQQDMFIEISPADAADRGIKDGGWVWVSGAENNSRARMKALVTERVGKGVAWMPFHFGGWLGGNDLRKNYPAGTDPIVLGESANTITSYGYDPATGMQEPKVTLCQIVAA from the coding sequence GTGCTTATCAAGCGAACACACCAGCGTTCCGATCGCCGAGGTTCCGTGGCCGAATCCCTTGCGGGCCAAGGCGGGGGAGTTGATCGCCGCACATTCCTGCGCAAGTCGGGCCTCGCCGGCGGCGCGCTCGCCGCGCTCGGGGCCATGCCGGTCGGCAACGTGCGCAAGGCGGAGGCGGCCGCAGCCGGCCCGCTCGCGGCCGGCGCCACCGTCAAGAAGAGCATCTGTACCCATTGCGCCGTGGGCTGCACGGTGACGGCGGAAGTGCTCAACGGCGTCTGGATCGGGCAGGAGCCGAGCTGGGATTCGCCGATCAACCGCGGCTCGCATTGCGCCAAGGGCGCGTCAGTGCGCGAGCTCGTGCACAGCGATCGCCGCCTGCGCTATCCGATGAAGCTGGTGAACGGGCAGTGGACGCGCGTGTCGTGGGACACGGCGGTGAACGAGATCGGCGACAAGCTGCTGCAGGTTCGCGAGAAGTCGGGCAGCGATTCCGTCTATTGGCTGGGCTCGGCCAAGATGACCAACGAAGGGGCCTACCTGTTCCGCAAGTTCGGCGCGTTCTGGGGCACCAACAACACCGATCACCAGGCGCGGATTTGCCACTCCACCACCGTCACCGGCGTCGCCAATACCTGGGGCTATGGCGCGATGACGAACAGCATCAACGACATGCGCAACTCCAAGACGATGCTGTTCATCGGCAGCAACGCGGCGGAAGCGCATCCCGTCAGCATGCAGCACCTGCTCGAATCCAAGGAGATCAACAAGGCGAATTTCATCGTCTTCGATCCGCGTCTGACCCGCACCGCGGCACATGCCACCGAATATGTCCGGATCCGTCCCGGCACCGACATTCCCGTGCTCTACGGCATGATGTGGCACATCCTGAAGAACGGCTGGGAGGACAAGGAATTCATTGCCCAGCGCGTCTACGGTTTCGACGACCTGCGCAAGGAGGTCGAGAAATGGAATCCGCAGGAGGTCGAGCGCGTCACCGGCGTGCCCGCCGCGCAGCTCGAGCGCGTCGCCAAGACGTTCGCGACGGTCAAGCCCGCGACCATCATCTGGTGCATGGGCCAGACCCAGCACACGGTCGGCACCGCCAACGTGAGGGCGAGCTGCATCGCGCTGCTGATGACGGGCAACGTCGGCAAGGCCGGGGCCGGCGCCAACATTCTGCGCGGCCATGACAACGTGCAGGGCGCGACCGACGTCGGCCTCGATATCGTGACGTTGCCGTTCTACTACGGCCTCGCGGAGGGCGCCTGGAAGCACTGGTCCCGGGTCTGGGAGGTCGATTACGACTATCTCGTCTCCCGCTTCGACGAGAAGAAGCAGATGGAAACGCCAGGCATCCCGCTCACGCGGTGGTTCGATGCCGCGCTGTTGCCCAAGGCCGACATCGCGCAGAAGGACAACGTCAAGGCCGTGTTCGTGCAAGGCCACGCCAGCAACAGCATCACGCGCATTCCCGAATCGCTGAAGGGCCTGAAGGCGCTGGAACTGCTGGTGATCGCGGATCCGCACCCGACCACCTGGGCGGCCCTGGCGGTCGAGGCCGGGCGCAAGGACGGCGTCTATATCCTGCCCGTGGCCACGCAGTTCGAATGCACTGGATCGCGCGTCGCCTCCAACCGCTCGATGCAATGGGGCGAGCAGATCGTCAAGCCGATCTTCGAATCCAAGGACGACCTCGAGATCATCTATTTGATGGCGAAGAAGTTCGGCTTCGCCGACAAGATGTTCAAGAACATCAAGGTCGAGAACAATCTCCCGGTCGCCGAGGACGTGCTGCGCGAGATCAACCGTGGAAGCTGGTCGACCGGTTATTGCGGCCAGTCGCCGGAGCGCATCAAGGCGCATATGAAGAACCAGCACAAGTTCGACCTGGTGACGATGCGCGCGCCCAAGGACGATCCGGAAGTCGGCGGCGATTATTACGGTCTGCCTTGGCCGTGTTGGGGCTCGCCCGAGGTGAAGCATCCCGGCTCGCCGCTGCTCTACAACAACGATCTGCACGTCATGGACGGCGGCGGCGCATTCCGCCCGCGCTTCGGCATCGAACGCGAGGAGAAGCTGCCGGACGGCACGACGCGCAAGGTGAGCCTGCTCGCCGACAAGTCCTTCTCCAAGGGCTCGGAGATCGAGGACGGCTATCCCGAGTTCACGCTGGCAAGCCTGAAGAAGCTCGGTTGGGACAAGGATCTCACCGAGGCTGAAATGGCGACGATCCAGCGGGTCAACGCGGCCAATCCGGATGCGGTGTCCTGGGCGCTCGACCTCTCCGGCGGCATCCAGCGCGTCGCGCTGAAGCATGGCTGCGTGCCGTTCGGCAACGGCAAGGCGCGCATGAATGCGTTCGGTCTGCCGGATCCGATCCCGGTGCATCGCGAGCCGATCTACACGCCGCGCGTCGACCTCGTCGAGAAATATCCGACCTTGCCCGACGCCAAGCAGTTCCGCCTGCCCAACATCGGCTTCTCGGTGCAGAAGGCGGCGGTGGAGAAGGGGATCGCCAAGCAGTTCCCGCTGATCCTGTCCTCCGGGCGTCTCGTCGAATACGAAGGCGGCGGCGAGGAAACCCGCACCAATCCGTGGCTCGCCGAATTGCAGCAGGACATGTTCATCGAGATCAGCCCGGCCGATGCCGCCGATCGCGGCATCAAGGACGGCGGCTGGGTCTGGGTGAGCGGCGCCGAGAACAATTCCCGTGCCCGGATGAAGGCGCTGGTGACCGAACGCGTCGGCAAGGGCGTCGCCTGGATGCCGTTCCATTTCGGCGGCTGGCTCGGCGGCAACGACCTGCGCAAGAACTATCCCGCCGGCACCGATCCGATCGTGCTGGGCGAGAGCGCCAACACGATCACGAGCTACGGCTACGATCCTGCAACGGGCATGCAGGAGCCGAAGGTCACGCTTTGTCAGATCGTCGCAGCCTGA
- a CDS encoding DUF3305 domain-containing protein: MSPAALPSLSIAVGVVVERRKADSPWVDFIWRGIAVLPDEPSTQPWTVLREQDGTTLFYAGSATIDLYPSETARYRDNLASGRPSIWIVLSPSEGAWPYAVTAVTADPAEGEGYTEAADNLVEAVPMPEVLREAIESFVAEHHVEREFVKRKRRRADPEALARREHEGGQE; encoded by the coding sequence ATGAGCCCTGCGGCATTGCCGTCCCTCTCGATTGCCGTCGGCGTCGTGGTCGAGCGGCGCAAGGCCGACTCGCCTTGGGTCGATTTCATCTGGCGCGGAATTGCCGTCCTGCCGGACGAGCCGTCGACGCAACCCTGGACCGTGCTTCGCGAGCAGGACGGCACGACCCTGTTCTATGCCGGAAGCGCGACGATCGATCTCTATCCGTCGGAAACGGCGCGCTATCGCGACAATCTCGCCTCCGGCCGTCCGAGCATTTGGATCGTGCTGTCACCCTCGGAGGGCGCCTGGCCCTATGCCGTCACCGCAGTGACCGCCGATCCCGCCGAGGGCGAAGGCTATACCGAAGCCGCCGACAATCTCGTCGAGGCCGTGCCGATGCCGGAGGTGCTGCGCGAAGCGATTGAAAGCTTCGTGGCCGAGCACCATGTCGAGCGGGAATTCGTCAAGCGCAAGCGGCGCCGCGCCGACCCGGAGGCGCTGGCGCGGCGCGAACATGAAGGCGGACAGGAATGA
- a CDS encoding HoxN/HupN/NixA family nickel/cobalt transporter: MRTLRAVEPGTVALLGGLVAANLAAWAWAFTLFGERPTVMATALLAWVFGLRHAVDADHIAAIDNVVRKLMHGSETPRRVGLYFALGHSTVVVVATMLLALGVVSLGGDSLLKEVGGLIGTSVSALFLLAVAAINLVIFAGLWRTFRAAREQGVHDAAQLDALLAGRGVLARLLGPMFRLVTKPWHMYPLGFLFGLGFDTATEISLLSISASEAARGASLADVLVFPALFAAGMALVDTADSALMVSAYRWAFVDPLRKLWYNLTITGASVAVALFIGGIEALGLISDRLGLSGGAWTLVEDLNESLANVGFVVIALFAAAWLVSVVLYRRMFANGRRRAGIKVLECTDATEAA, encoded by the coding sequence ATGCGGACTTTGCGGGCGGTCGAGCCCGGAACGGTGGCGCTGCTCGGCGGGCTCGTCGCCGCCAATCTCGCCGCATGGGCCTGGGCCTTCACGCTGTTCGGCGAGCGGCCGACGGTGATGGCGACCGCCTTGCTGGCCTGGGTGTTCGGCCTGCGCCACGCCGTCGATGCCGACCACATTGCCGCGATCGACAACGTCGTGCGCAAGCTGATGCATGGGAGTGAGACGCCGCGCAGGGTCGGCCTCTATTTCGCGCTCGGCCATTCCACCGTGGTCGTGGTGGCGACCATGCTGCTGGCACTGGGCGTCGTGAGCCTTGGCGGCGACAGCCTGCTCAAGGAGGTCGGCGGCCTCATCGGCACCTCGGTCTCGGCGCTGTTCCTGCTCGCGGTCGCCGCGATCAATCTCGTCATTTTCGCCGGCCTGTGGCGGACGTTTCGCGCGGCGCGGGAGCAGGGCGTTCACGACGCTGCGCAGCTCGATGCGCTGCTTGCCGGCCGCGGCGTGCTGGCGCGGCTGCTCGGCCCGATGTTCCGCCTGGTGACGAAGCCGTGGCACATGTACCCGCTCGGCTTCCTGTTCGGCCTCGGCTTCGACACCGCGACCGAGATCAGCCTGCTCAGCATTTCCGCCAGCGAAGCCGCGCGCGGTGCCTCGCTCGCCGACGTGCTGGTTTTCCCCGCGCTGTTCGCTGCAGGCATGGCGCTGGTCGACACGGCCGATTCGGCACTGATGGTGAGCGCCTATCGCTGGGCCTTCGTCGATCCCCTGCGCAAGCTCTGGTACAATCTCACGATCACCGGCGCCTCCGTCGCAGTCGCGCTGTTCATCGGTGGCATCGAGGCGCTCGGCCTGATCAGCGATCGGCTCGGCCTCTCCGGCGGCGCATGGACGCTGGTCGAGGACCTCAACGAGTCGCTTGCCAATGTCGGCTTTGTCGTGATCGCGCTGTTCGCGGCCGCATGGCTCGTCTCGGTCGTGCTCTATCGCCGCATGTTCGCGAACGGCCGTCGCCGCGCCGGCATCAAGGTCCTGGAATGCACTGATGCGACCGAGGCGGCCTGA
- the fdh3B gene encoding formate dehydrogenase FDH3 subunit beta: MARMKFLCDADRCIECNACVTACKNEHEVPWGINRRRVVTINDGKPGERSISMACMHCTDAPCAAVCPVNCFYTTADAVVLHSKDLCIGCGYCFYACPFGAPQYPKVGNFGSRGKMDKCTYCAGGPEADGSKEEYEKYGANRLAEGKLPLCAEMCSTKSLLAGDGEIIAQIYKERVMKRGYGSGAWGWKTAYRETIES, translated from the coding sequence ATGGCTCGGATGAAATTTCTCTGCGACGCTGATCGCTGCATCGAGTGCAACGCCTGCGTCACCGCCTGCAAGAACGAGCACGAGGTGCCCTGGGGCATCAACCGGCGGCGCGTCGTCACCATCAACGACGGCAAGCCGGGCGAGCGCTCGATCTCGATGGCCTGCATGCACTGCACGGACGCGCCCTGCGCGGCCGTGTGTCCGGTGAACTGCTTCTACACCACGGCCGATGCGGTGGTGCTGCACTCCAAGGACCTCTGCATCGGTTGCGGCTATTGCTTCTACGCCTGTCCGTTCGGCGCGCCGCAATATCCGAAGGTCGGAAACTTCGGCTCGCGCGGCAAGATGGACAAATGCACCTATTGCGCCGGCGGCCCGGAGGCCGACGGCAGCAAGGAGGAATACGAGAAATACGGTGCGAACCGGCTGGCCGAAGGCAAGCTGCCGCTGTGTGCCGAGATGTGCTCGACCAAGTCCTTGCTTGCCGGCGACGGCGAGATCATCGCGCAGATTTACAAGGAGCGCGTCATGAAGCGCGGCTACGGCTCGGGTGCGTGGGGCTGGAAGACCGCATATCGCGAGACAATCGAGTCCTGA